The following proteins are co-located in the Microbacterium sp. Clip185 genome:
- a CDS encoding ABC transporter substrate-binding protein: protein MVHSKKAWFAATALAGVSALALVGCAGGGEAAPSGSSDAGGGDYSAQNCADGTTSADILKVGTLLPTTGTLAFLGPPEIAGVGLAVDDIVAAGDKACTFWTDSGDSNDMTVSSASADELINAKVSIVIGAASSSVSLNVVDKLTKSASPIVQISPANTAASLSGYSPFYFRTAPPDTVQGSALGQLITSDGNANIAFLVFNDAYGTGLRDVIEQTVTGAGGAVTYGAKGAGQEFPPGQTTFSSEVTAALATNPDAIVIIAFDETKAIIPELVSQGWDMSRTYYTDGNTSDFSKDFEPGTLEGAQGTIPGANPAEDFKEKASAWHKSVEGSALDDYSYSAESYDAVILSALAALKGGATDPATIQANLAAVSGATGGEECSTYADCKELIAGGKDIHYTGVAGTGPFNDKNDPSSAFIGIYKFDGDNKPVWQSAVEGKS from the coding sequence ATGGTTCACTCCAAGAAGGCGTGGTTTGCCGCGACCGCCCTCGCGGGCGTCTCGGCGCTTGCGCTCGTCGGGTGTGCCGGCGGGGGCGAAGCAGCGCCCTCCGGCAGCTCAGACGCAGGTGGCGGCGACTACTCGGCGCAGAACTGCGCCGACGGCACCACGAGCGCTGACATCCTGAAGGTCGGCACCCTGCTGCCCACCACCGGAACCCTGGCATTCCTCGGCCCGCCCGAGATCGCCGGTGTCGGCCTGGCTGTCGACGACATCGTCGCCGCGGGCGACAAGGCATGTACGTTCTGGACCGACTCCGGTGACAGCAACGACATGACGGTCTCCTCCGCCTCGGCCGACGAGCTCATCAACGCGAAGGTCTCGATCGTGATCGGCGCCGCATCCTCCTCGGTGTCGCTGAACGTCGTCGACAAGCTCACCAAGAGCGCGAGCCCGATCGTGCAGATCTCGCCCGCGAACACGGCGGCGTCGCTCTCGGGCTACTCGCCCTTCTACTTCCGCACCGCTCCGCCGGACACGGTGCAGGGTTCCGCGCTGGGTCAGCTCATCACGAGCGACGGCAACGCGAACATCGCCTTCCTCGTGTTCAACGACGCGTACGGCACGGGTCTGCGCGATGTGATCGAGCAGACGGTCACGGGCGCGGGTGGAGCGGTCACCTACGGCGCCAAGGGCGCCGGCCAGGAGTTCCCTCCCGGTCAGACCACCTTCTCGTCCGAGGTGACGGCGGCGCTGGCCACCAACCCCGACGCGATCGTGATCATCGCCTTCGACGAGACCAAGGCGATCATCCCCGAGCTCGTGTCGCAGGGCTGGGACATGTCCCGCACCTACTACACGGACGGCAACACGTCGGACTTCTCGAAGGACTTCGAGCCCGGAACCCTCGAGGGAGCACAGGGAACGATTCCTGGTGCCAACCCCGCCGAGGACTTCAAGGAGAAGGCCTCCGCGTGGCACAAGTCGGTCGAGGGCTCGGCCCTGGACGACTACTCCTACTCGGCTGAGTCGTACGACGCCGTCATCCTCTCGGCCCTCGCGGCCCTGAAGGGCGGCGCCACCGACCCCGCGACCATCCAGGCGAACCTGGCGGCGGTGTCGGGCGCGACGGGTGGCGAGGAGTGCTCCACGTACGCGGACTGCAAGGAGCTCATCGCCGGCGGCAAGGACATCCACTACACGGGTGTCGCCGGTACGGGACCGTTCAACGACAAGAACGATCCCTCGAGCGCCTTCATCGGCATCTACAAGTTCGACGGTGACAACAAGCCCGTCTGGCAGAGCGCTGTCGAGGGCAAGTCTTGA
- the groES gene encoding co-chaperone GroES: MSVSIKPLEDRIVIQQVEAEQTTASGLVIPDTAKEKPQEGEVVAVGPGRIDDNGNRVPLDVAVGDRVIYSKYGGTEVKFGADEYLVLSARDVLAVVVR; encoded by the coding sequence GTGTCGGTTTCCATCAAGCCGCTCGAGGACCGCATCGTCATCCAGCAGGTCGAGGCCGAGCAGACCACCGCTAGTGGCCTGGTCATCCCCGACACCGCCAAGGAGAAGCCCCAGGAGGGCGAGGTCGTGGCCGTTGGTCCCGGCCGCATCGACGACAACGGCAACCGTGTTCCGCTCGACGTCGCCGTCGGCGACCGCGTGATCTACAGCAAGTACGGCGGCACCGAGGTCAAGTTCGGCGCCGACGAGTACCTCGTGCTCTCCGCACGCGACGTGCTCGCGGTCGTCGTTCGCTGA
- the rarD gene encoding EamA family transporter RarD, translating to MNPRTPTEQGLAGGLYAFSAYLLWGVLPLYFLLLAPVGAFEIVAWRILLSLVFCALLIVVTRSWRRLAAILRQGRLVALTVLAGILIYVNWQTYLIGTLSGHVIETSLGYFINPIVTVLLGVLVLRERLRPTQWVAIGLATAAVVVIVVGYGAMPWIALILAFSFGFYGLVKKKIGPSVDAVSGLTLESLWLTPLALVQLVVVGLTTGLGFASAGVGTTVALALAGVVTAVPLLLFAAGARRAPLTLLGIIQFVAPVLQFLIGWWVLGEPMTAGRWAGFALVWAALILLTADSVVASRRARRGAGLQNAPSDVAELA from the coding sequence GTGAACCCACGCACCCCCACCGAGCAGGGCCTCGCCGGCGGCCTCTACGCCTTCTCCGCATATCTGCTGTGGGGCGTGCTCCCGCTGTACTTCCTGCTGCTCGCGCCCGTGGGCGCCTTCGAGATCGTCGCGTGGCGCATCCTGTTGTCGCTCGTGTTCTGCGCGCTCCTGATCGTGGTGACGCGCTCGTGGCGGCGCCTCGCGGCGATCCTGCGCCAGGGCAGGCTCGTCGCCCTCACCGTGCTCGCCGGCATCCTGATCTACGTCAACTGGCAGACCTACCTCATCGGCACTCTCAGCGGCCACGTCATCGAGACGAGCCTCGGCTACTTCATCAACCCGATCGTCACGGTGCTGCTGGGCGTGCTGGTGCTGCGAGAGCGGCTGCGCCCTACCCAGTGGGTCGCGATCGGGCTCGCGACCGCCGCGGTCGTGGTGATCGTGGTCGGCTACGGCGCGATGCCGTGGATTGCCCTCATCCTCGCGTTCTCGTTCGGCTTCTACGGACTCGTGAAGAAGAAGATCGGCCCGTCCGTGGATGCGGTCAGCGGGCTCACTCTCGAATCGCTCTGGCTCACGCCGCTCGCCCTCGTGCAGCTGGTCGTGGTGGGACTGACGACAGGACTGGGCTTCGCGTCCGCGGGGGTCGGCACCACGGTGGCCCTCGCCCTGGCGGGGGTCGTGACGGCCGTTCCGCTGCTGCTGTTCGCCGCGGGCGCGCGCCGGGCGCCTCTGACGTTGCTCGGCATCATCCAGTTCGTCGCACCCGTGCTGCAGTTCCTCATCGGATGGTGGGTGCTGGGTGAGCCGATGACGGCCGGACGCTGGGCGGGCTTCGCGCTCGTGTGGGCGGCGCTCATCCTGTTGACCGCGGATTCCGTCGTCGCCTCGCGCCGTGCACGCCGGGGCGCAGGATTGCAGAACGCTCCGTCTGACGTGGCCGAATTGGCGTAA